In one window of Nocardia brasiliensis DNA:
- a CDS encoding MFS transporter, giving the protein MRAYRVVLASAAVRNVLLLGSLVRIPFFAGAVLLALHVVQTLDGSYAQAGALSTVVTVCIALSGPWRGRLLDRFGLRRTILPSIVIEAVCWSIAPFVDYVPLLILTAIAGLFSVPIFSVVRQAVIAATTEQNRQPALALEAVSVEAAFMVGPIIGVAAAGIWSTTIVLFCAQMGLVLAGVLLWIMNPPLRSADPAAEAAAIPRRSWFRVEFVALCIGASVAISVLAASELTFVSAMREFDAQQWLGIVLAIWGLGSIIGGLVYGALHRPISTYLLLFGLGVVTLPMAFAVGPISLAITGLIAGVFCAPTVTASLDQVSRIVPEGGRGEAIGWHGAALTLGNGIGSSLAGLAIDAGGFAAGFAAAALLGIALGAGLALLVRLMNRRNPTPANDPTPVSEIAS; this is encoded by the coding sequence GTGCGGGCGTATCGGGTGGTTCTGGCGAGCGCGGCGGTGCGCAATGTTCTCCTGCTCGGATCCCTGGTCCGAATTCCGTTCTTCGCGGGAGCCGTGCTGCTGGCGTTGCATGTGGTGCAGACGCTGGACGGGTCGTATGCGCAGGCCGGGGCGCTGAGCACGGTGGTCACCGTGTGCATCGCGCTCAGTGGACCGTGGCGGGGCAGGCTGCTCGACCGGTTCGGGTTGCGGCGCACGATTCTGCCGTCCATCGTGATCGAGGCGGTGTGCTGGTCGATCGCGCCGTTCGTCGACTATGTCCCGCTGCTGATTCTGACCGCGATCGCCGGATTGTTCAGCGTCCCGATATTTTCCGTGGTCCGCCAGGCGGTGATCGCGGCGACCACCGAGCAGAATCGGCAGCCCGCGCTCGCGTTGGAGGCGGTATCGGTGGAGGCCGCGTTCATGGTCGGCCCGATCATCGGCGTCGCCGCCGCGGGCATCTGGTCCACGACGATCGTATTGTTCTGTGCGCAAATGGGTCTCGTGCTCGCCGGCGTGCTGCTGTGGATCATGAATCCGCCGCTGCGTTCCGCTGACCCCGCGGCCGAGGCGGCGGCGATACCGCGGCGCAGCTGGTTCCGAGTCGAGTTCGTCGCGCTGTGTATCGGTGCGAGCGTTGCCATTTCGGTGCTCGCCGCGAGCGAGTTGACCTTCGTCTCCGCGATGCGCGAGTTCGACGCGCAGCAGTGGCTCGGCATCGTCCTGGCCATCTGGGGTCTGGGGTCGATTATCGGTGGGCTCGTCTATGGCGCCCTGCACCGTCCGATCTCGACGTATCTGCTGCTGTTCGGCCTCGGCGTGGTCACCCTGCCGATGGCCTTCGCGGTCGGCCCGATCTCGCTGGCCATCACCGGTCTCATCGCGGGCGTGTTCTGCGCGCCGACCGTCACCGCCTCGCTCGATCAGGTCAGCCGCATCGTCCCCGAGGGCGGCCGCGGCGAAGCCATCGGCTGGCACGGTGCCGCCCTCACCCTCGGCAACGGCATCGGCAGCTCCCTCGCCGGCCTGGCCATCGACGCGGGCGGCTTCGCCGCGGGTTTCGCCGCCGCCGCCCTCCTCGGCATCGCCCTCGGCGCGGGCCTGGCCCTCCTGGTCCGCCTCATGAACCGCCGCAACCCCACCCCCGCAAACGACCCCACGCCGGTCAGCGAAATCGCATCCTGA
- a CDS encoding DUF6247 family protein produces MTATYAYDEQPSSGHPLRPGASPQDIRSALLPTDRAEFDSAYEQALVDARKSLDLTELFRTLELWRRTALLQSDRENYRNVVRKAAELITGAAIPEDEPLEVTRAKAGM; encoded by the coding sequence ATGACCGCCACCTATGCCTACGACGAACAGCCGAGCAGTGGACACCCACTGCGCCCCGGCGCGTCGCCCCAGGACATTCGCTCGGCGCTACTGCCCACCGACCGCGCGGAGTTCGACAGCGCGTACGAGCAGGCCCTTGTCGATGCCCGGAAGAGCCTCGATCTGACCGAACTCTTCCGCACCCTCGAACTCTGGCGGCGCACCGCACTTCTGCAAAGCGACCGCGAAAACTATCGCAACGTCGTGCGTAAAGCGGCCGAGCTGATCACGGGTGCCGCGATCCCCGAAGACGAACCGCTGGAAGTCACCCGCGCCAAAGCCGGCATGTAG
- a CDS encoding MMPL family transporter produces the protein MRYTYTPTYTGGAEGGALRRDRCGAGAASRRVRAGLGGLLVALGILAVGFNPTFDLTSGSTSDASESVVYNKELLKGMPAGATQPSHVLLRSDGALTAEQLTTFRSALTEVPGVGQVGEPRLSQDRAIADFQDAMNRDYLIVFPVAAILIMVVPGLLPRSLVAPWYLMVSVFLGFAATLGAAVLVFQHIQGNSGLIFTLPLIMYLFVVALGTDYNILMAARLREEARAGNDPKQAAALSLRHTGPTVAAAGVMLAGNNVLAQMGFAISVGIGIAAFVMAMFFTPALTALLGHRAWWSGHGDEKPGGAEQSGGVDAPSVRVDAPAGSGPANAGELRQ, from the coding sequence TTGCGTTATACGTATACACCTACTTATACAGGCGGAGCCGAAGGGGGCGCGCTTCGCCGCGATCGGTGCGGCGCTGGGGCGGCGTCCCGCCGCGTTCGCGCTGGCCTCGGTGGTCTGCTCGTCGCGCTCGGCATTCTCGCCGTCGGATTCAACCCGACCTTCGACCTGACCTCCGGCTCGACGTCGGACGCCTCCGAATCGGTGGTCTACAACAAGGAATTGCTCAAGGGCATGCCCGCCGGCGCGACGCAGCCTTCGCATGTCCTGCTCCGCTCCGATGGCGCTTTGACGGCCGAGCAGCTCACGACCTTCCGCTCGGCGCTGACCGAGGTGCCCGGCGTCGGACAGGTGGGCGAGCCGCGGTTGTCCCAGGACCGGGCGATCGCCGACTTCCAGGACGCGATGAATCGGGACTACCTGATCGTGTTCCCGGTGGCCGCGATTCTGATCATGGTCGTGCCCGGGCTGTTGCCCCGCAGCCTCGTCGCACCGTGGTATCTGATGGTCTCGGTGTTCCTCGGCTTCGCCGCGACGCTGGGGGCGGCGGTGCTGGTCTTCCAGCACATCCAGGGGAACTCGGGACTGATCTTCACCTTGCCGTTGATCATGTATCTGTTCGTGGTCGCGCTCGGCACGGACTACAACATCCTGATGGCCGCCCGGCTGCGCGAGGAAGCGCGTGCCGGAAACGACCCGAAGCAGGCTGCGGCGTTGAGCCTTCGGCATACCGGGCCGACGGTGGCCGCGGCGGGGGTGATGCTGGCGGGCAACAATGTGCTCGCGCAGATGGGCTTCGCCATCTCGGTCGGTATCGGTATCGCCGCGTTCGTGATGGCGATGTTCTTCACCCCGGCGTTGACGGCGCTGCTCGGACATCGTGCCTGGTGGTCGGGGCACGGAGATGAAAAGCCCGGTGGTGCTGAACAATCCGGCGGTGTCGACGCACCCTCGGTTCGGGTGGACGCACCTGCGGGCAGCGGGCCCGCGAACGCGGGAGAACTGCGGCAATAG